Below is a window of Mesomycoplasma bovoculi M165/69 DNA.
GTTCCCGTCAATTCCTTTAAGTTTCACTCTTGCGAGCATACTACTCAGGCGGATCATTTATCGCGTTAGCTGTGCTAGTGATTATTACCACCAACTAATGATCATCGTTTACAGCGTGGACTACCAGGGTATCTAATCCTGTTTGCTCCCCACGCTTTCGTCCCTTAGTGTCAATTTATGACCAGTTAGCTGCCTTCGCCTATTGGTGTTCTTCCTAATATCTACGCATTCCACCGCTCCACTAGGAATTCCGCTAACCTCTTCATAATTCTATTTTGCCAGTATCTAAAGCGGGCTGAAGTTGAGCTTCAGTATTTAACCTTAAACTTAACAAAACACCTACGGACGCTTTACGCCCAATAATTCCGGATAACGCTTGCGACCTATGTATTACCGCGGCTGCTGGCACATAGTTTGCCGTCGCTTTCTAATAAGGTACCGTCAAGATTAAATCATTTCCTATTTAATTTTTTCTTTCCTTATAACAGCACTTTACATCCCTAAAGACTTCATCGTGCACGCTGTGTCGCTCCATCAAGCTTTCGCTCATTGTGGAAAATTCCTTACTGCTGCCTCCCGTAGGAGTCTGGGCCGTATCTCAGTCCCAGTGTGGCGGTACAACCTCTTGGCCCCGCTAAACATCATCGTCTTGGTGAGCCATTACCTCACCAACTAACTAATGTTCCGCACCCTCATTTCTAGGCGAAGCCGTGAAGCTCCTTTTTATTTATCTTCATGCGAAAATAAACTATATCAGGTATTAGCTCTTGTTTCCAAAAGTTATCCCGAACCTAAAGGTAGATTAGGTACGTGTTACTCACCCATTCGCTACTAAATATTTTAGCAAGCTAAAATATTCCGTTCAACATGCATGTATTAGGCACACAGCGAGCGTTCATCCTGAGCTAGGATCAAACTCTCAAATTGTATGTTTAATTTAAAAATGGTTTGAATTATGTATCTAGTTTTGAAAGATCTAATGGCTTTAAACAAGCAAAAATTAATTATACAACATTTTTTTAAAAAAGCAAAGAATTTTTTTTTTTTTTTCTCAACTTTTTGAAATTTAAGTTTACAACTTTTGCTTTAATTAAAAGCAAGAGTTAATCATAACACAAAAAAAGAAAAAAATGTAAAAAAAATGTAAAAATTTTATTTTTTAAAGAAAAAGACCAAAAAAATGCTTATTTTTATATAAAATTAGACTGTTTTTAACTATATAAACAAAAATAAAAGGTAAAATTACACTTCATAATATGAATCAGTCAGTTAGAACCGGTTTAATTGTTAGTGTTTTTATCGGCCTTTTTATAATGGTGATATCTATTTTAGTAACTCAAATAAAAAAAAATAAAATAGTTAAAGAATACCAACAAAAAAATTCAGAACTCAAAAAAGTAACTCCTTTAAAATTGAATATTGATTTTATTAACAAAATTTTTGATACTAATATTATAGTTGAGGAATTAGAACTTATTTTGGGATATGCAAATGATTTAGAATTTAAAAACCTAGTTTTTGCAGAAACTGATGGACTTGTAGCAATTGCAAGTTCTAAGTTTTTAAAGGATAAAAATATTTTTGCTATTAATAACTATATTAATGAAGAAAATTTCAAAAATAAAAAACAAATTCTTGAATCAAATAATTTTGAAAATCTTGATTTAAACTCCATAGACTTTAATATTGATTTTATTTTTGCAAATAATCTTGATTTTAGTGATTTTGAATCACTTTATAACAAAAAACCTAAAATAATGATTTTTAAACATATCAAAAAACAGCAAAAAACAATAATTAATTTTTTAAAAAACAAGGAAATTAACTATGAATTAGATATTTATTTTTCCTTAATTATCATTAAAATGGAAAAAAATATTAAAATATAGTGTTTACATTAATATTTCAAGGAATATTTATATATGAATAAAAATAATAATTTTTCTGATCAAATTCTTCTTACACAACAAAAATTAAATGAATTTAAGAAAGAATTAGATCACCTTGTCAAAGTTGAAAGAAATAAAGCCATCGAAGACATCAAAGAGGCGCGTGAGCAAGGTGACCTTTCTGAAAATGCAGAATATGACGCGGCTCGTGAACGCCAAGGAATTATAGAATCTAGAATTCGTGAACTAGAAGCTATTATTTCTAAAGCTAAAATAATTGTCACTGATAGAAGTAGTTCAAAAATTTCTATTGGTTCTTTAGTGACAATTGAAAACCAAGAAACTAAAGAAAGACAAACTTTTCAAATTGTTAGTTCAATGGATGCCGATCCCTTTCAAAATAAAATTTCCAATTTTTCTCCAATGGCCGAAGTTCTTTTAGGTCAGTCTGAAGGTGATGAAGTTGAAGTGGATGTATCTGAAAAATATTCAGTTAAAATAATCAAAGTTGTGAATGGTTAATAATGTTTGAATCACTTAAATTCAATGGTATTAAACAATATTTTCCTGACTCGAAATCTAAGTGAATAAGTCTAACCAAAATTACAATTCCAGTTGTTTTAAGTTCTTTATTTTTATCTTTAAATAATTTTGTTGATAATTTTATGGTTTCCCGAATCAGTGGTGGAATAACTGCTGTTGGTTTAGCTAATGTTTGAACTGGAATTATTTTTTCATTTTTAATATCAATAAATGCAATTGGTTCAATTATTTTTAGCCAGTATTGAGGTAAAAAAGATTTCGTTCATGCTAGAATGACAAATAATGTTAGACTAATTTTAAACTTTAGTCTAGCTTTATTAATGGCCATATTTGCTTGAAGTATGCCGGATAAAATGATCTATTTAGTTCAAAGTTCAAGTAATGGGGTTGGTGAAATAGGAAAAACAATTGAACTAGCTCAAAAATATTTATTTGCAATTGCTTTTTCTTGAATTTTATTCGCTTTTACAGTAACAACTTCAGCTTCATTGAGAGAAAGTGGTTCTATAAAAGCTTCTATGGCTTTTGTTTTTTTAACCTTAATCTTAAATGTAAGCTTGAACTTAATTTTAATTCCATATTTAGGAGTTGTTGGATCAGCAATTGCCACAGTATCTGCAAGAATGGTTACTTCAATTGGTTTATATACATACCAATTTTTTTATAAAAAAGAATTACGAATTGTAATTTGAAAAATTTTTGACATTAAAAAAATTATTTGAAGACAATATTTAAAACGTGCTTGAGGATTGTTTTTCTCTGTAGTTGCTGGTGTGTCAATTTCAATTAGAGTAATTTTTTGAGCACAAGGAATGCCAGCAGGAAGTTTGGGAGTTGATTCTACAGATCATCTATACAAATATTGGGGAATAGGTTTTTTAACAGTGTCGGGAATAACTTCTACAATTGCAAATATACTTTTTGTTGCTTATGGTTCAATTCAATCTAATATTTCTATTTCAGTTGGACGTAAATTAGGACAAAATAGAATTGATGAAGCAATTAAAGAGGCCAAAATGTTAAAAGGTTATATGTTTACTTTTTCATTAATTTTGTCACTCTTTACCCTAATAGTAATTTTTGTTCTTTCAAATACAGAATTACTTGTTGGTGGAATTAAAGAACAAGTTCAAAAAGGTTTACAAGATTACTTTAAAGATAAACATTTAACTATTAATGACAATTTTATTCAAGAACAACAAAAACTTGCAGTAGACTACTTTTTAAGACAAATATTTTGAGTTTCACTAATAATTGTTGTTTTAAATCCATTTTGAATTCAATTAAACACTTCTATTAACATTGTTGCAGCAGGTGGGCGTTCAAATCTTACTGGAATATGAAATTTTGCACTTGCAATTGGTCAAACACTTTGACAAGCATTTAATGTGTTTGTGTTACTACCTTTAATTCCTGATGTAGGATTTAAATTAATTGCCACATCATTGATATTTTATTCTTCAGACATAGTTAAATGAATTATGTTCGAGATATTATACTTGAAAACAAAATGGGCCATAAACATTACAACAAATGATGGCGATATTCAAATAGCCTAGCTTTTTTTATTTATAATATATTAATTAAAAGGAGAAATATGAAAATAAAAAAATGGAATAATTTGCAGATTTCTTTTATTGCTATTTTTATTTCTATAGCTGTAATAATGTTAATTATTGCAGTCAGATTAGCTCCTTTTACAATTTTACCAACCTTTAGACAGTCAATCATTGGACTACCTATTAAAATAACTGGATTTATTTTTGGGCCTGTTATTGGGTTTTTAACTGGATTGCTTTCCGATTTAATAGCTTTTTTATTTATTCCAGGTGTATATTCTTACTGGTACACAATTTATATGGCGATAACAGGATTGATTCCTGGATTATTTTTTTGATTGTTTATAAAACAAGGAAAAAAATGATTTGAAAAAGAAAATTTGCTAAAAAAACTTGAAATTAAAATTAATTACCTTAAATCTAATGCTTTGTTACTTGAGGATTTTCAAAAAAGGGAAAAAGAAAATAAAAAAATTAAACTTTATGAAGCAAAGTTTCAAAAAATTTCTAATTGAAAAAATGAGAAATCTTTAATTAATTTTTATTGAATTGCAAGTACGATTATTTTATTAATAATAATGGTCTCTATAGTTTTGGGAGTTTCATTTTCAACAGTAGATTTTTCTAAATTCAAATTAGTTAAAAATAAGTTGGGGTTTATTATTTTAATTTTATTCGGAACATCCACAATGACAACCTTTTTATTTGTTGCTAGATTTTCTAATTTTTTTCTTAAAAAAGATAGATATTTAACAATGGTTCCAATTGTTGCTTTCTCAGCAGTTCATGAGCCAATTGCAAGTCTTATTTCAGCCCAAGGAGATGTTCAATCTGGAGCATTAGTGGATTTTTCAACTGCTTTATTAACCCGCTTAATAACATCACCTGTTAAAATTTGAACAAATTTATCTATAATTTACTTTACTTCTAGAGTGATTATTCCTCTTGTTCACAAAAAAATTTCTTATAATATTTAAGTGATGAGTTTACATAATAATATTTCAAAAAAAATAATTTTTCATAATATAAAAAATAATTTTTGAAATTATTTTAATTTTTCATTAAACCTAAACCAAAATTTAATTTTTTTTTTCATCTGAAAAAAACCTTTTTGAAAATTTTAAAGTTTTATTCGAAAAGACTAAAAAATATCAAGGATTCATTACTTATAATGACCAAATTTTTAGTCCAAAAATTAAGGTTTATTCTGATTTTTTAACAAAAGATAACTTTGAGAAAATTCAAAATAATTTGGTAATTGATATTTTGCTACCAATGTGAGAAATTCAAAAAATTAATTTAAATAACAAAAAACATATTAAAGAATTGTCTGAATATATATCACTTGAAATTTATAATTTTTCAAAAAATTTAACATCCTATTTAGATTCTTTAGATAACAAAGTATTATCAGATGAAGAATTTGCAAAAAAGATTTTACAACTTAAAAATAAATACAAATTTTTACATAAAAGAATTTTAAATTTTTATAATAAAAAACAAAAAATTTGAAATAATGATATAAGTGGTTTGAATATTCTATCTATAAAAATAAGAGAATTAAAAAATTTTTTCTGAAAAAAAATTGTAAATAAAAATAATTTTTCGCTAGTTTACAAAGCGATAATGAAAAATATTGTAGATATTATCAACACTAACAAAATATTGCTAAAACAAGAATCTAATTTTGAAAAAAAGAATATTTTATTTTTAATTAAACTATATTCCTTATTTTTAAACAATATTTGAAAGCATGATGAATTTTTTTCATATTTTAATTCTAGTCAGCTTCTTTATTTATATAAACAATTTCAAAAATGAGCAGAAAAATTGTTGACTAGATTGGATTTAAATAATTATGACAAAATTGATATTATTTTTAAACAAACTTTTTATAGCTTTTTTATTAATTTTGTTCAAAAAAACAAACAATCAACAAGCAATGGGAGAAGCATAGCCCAAAAACTGAGAAACAGTCATCTTAATAATGGTTTAAATAAAGAAATTGATAACAAATTATCTGATTATGATTTATATTATGAAAGTGTTAAATTAAATAATTTGAGATTGGAAAAAGCTAATTTGCTTTGACATAAAGATGTTATTAAAACAGATTTTAAATATTCCAATTGATCTTCACTTTTAT
It encodes the following:
- the greA gene encoding transcription elongation factor GreA, coding for MNKNNNFSDQILLTQQKLNEFKKELDHLVKVERNKAIEDIKEAREQGDLSENAEYDAARERQGIIESRIRELEAIISKAKIIVTDRSSSKISIGSLVTIENQETKERQTFQIVSSMDADPFQNKISNFSPMAEVLLGQSEGDEVEVDVSEKYSVKIIKVVNG
- a CDS encoding MATE family efflux transporter produces the protein MFESLKFNGIKQYFPDSKSKWISLTKITIPVVLSSLFLSLNNFVDNFMVSRISGGITAVGLANVWTGIIFSFLISINAIGSIIFSQYWGKKDFVHARMTNNVRLILNFSLALLMAIFAWSMPDKMIYLVQSSSNGVGEIGKTIELAQKYLFAIAFSWILFAFTVTTSASLRESGSIKASMAFVFLTLILNVSLNLILIPYLGVVGSAIATVSARMVTSIGLYTYQFFYKKELRIVIWKIFDIKKIIWRQYLKRAWGLFFSVVAGVSISIRVIFWAQGMPAGSLGVDSTDHLYKYWGIGFLTVSGITSTIANILFVAYGSIQSNISISVGRKLGQNRIDEAIKEAKMLKGYMFTFSLILSLFTLIVIFVLSNTELLVGGIKEQVQKGLQDYFKDKHLTINDNFIQEQQKLAVDYFLRQIFWVSLIIVVLNPFWIQLNTSINIVAAGGRSNLTGIWNFALAIGQTLWQAFNVFVLLPLIPDVGFKLIATSLIFYSSDIVKWIMFEILYLKTKWAINITTNDGDIQIA
- a CDS encoding ECF transporter S component, with translation MKKWNNLQISFIAIFISIAVIMLIIAVRLAPFTILPTFRQSIIGLPIKITGFIFGPVIGFLTGLLSDLIAFLFIPGVYSYWYTIYMAITGLIPGLFFWLFIKQGKKWFEKENLLKKLEIKINYLKSNALLLEDFQKREKENKKIKLYEAKFQKISNWKNEKSLINFYWIASTIILLIIMVSIVLGVSFSTVDFSKFKLVKNKLGFIILILFGTSTMTTFLFVARFSNFFLKKDRYLTMVPIVAFSAVHEPIASLISAQGDVQSGALVDFSTALLTRLITSPVKIWTNLSIIYFTSRVIIPLVHKKISYNI
- a CDS encoding transcriptional regulator; amino-acid sequence: MWEIQKINLNNKKHIKELSEYISLEIYNFSKNLTSYLDSLDNKVLSDEEFAKKILQLKNKYKFLHKRILNFYNKKQKIWNNDISGLNILSIKIRELKNFFWKKIVNKNNFSLVYKAIMKNIVDIINTNKILLKQESNFEKKNILFLIKLYSLFLNNIWKHDEFFSYFNSSQLLYLYKQFQKWAEKLLTRLDLNNYDKIDIIFKQTFYSFFINFVQKNKQSTSNGRSIAQKLRNSHLNNGLNKEIDNKLSDYDLYYESVKLNNLRLEKANLLWHKDVIKTDFKYSNWSSLLFFESKKIIWQINQVAKTIKNNSKSTDFFVFLNYIIKDLNLFFNWFNKNKLSDFLNKTLFYEFCFKNKMNLNFLFRKVKDLTINELFAIELAKIKASNFNLLLLNSETFFFDEKLKNNFIEELSIFLKNNNSQLFLFEKKPVQFKKNFSVIFIEKGTLIEFKNNLEDQPKFNTFFANYFFNNGNFYTNELGNIKKHLFLIMGLSQIRKNGNDVFNTFEKKRLQWVSFDELSKNIDLNIIEKSTKDFEVIKL